The nucleotide window TGATTGGTGAAAGGACTGACGTCGATGTACCACTGCGGCTTTTATTACTTGCAATTGCTTTTCTTACTTAAAAAACACACACGCGATGTCTACCTGCCTTTTTATTGGAGAACGAGAGCTCTGCAGGCAAGCCCCAACTACTACCCAATCACCTAACAGGTAGAAGAGGGGACGACAATGAAAGAATATATTGCCTattttaatttattctttttcttttgtattttcttcGTTTTTTAAACACGAAAGACAAGAATCCACCGTCGCACGTACCTCTGTCTAAAGGTGGGTCCCCCATCAGGTCTACCGTTTCTATTTAACAGCAACTGAGGTAGGAGATTTGTCGGGGTTGACGAGAGTGTTGCTGCGAGTTTCGGTCTCAACGGAAGAGAAAACGAGCGATCTTAGCCGTCGGATGGACGTATGGATGGATGGGCACCGTTGACACGAATCTTAACGGTCTCTGTCTTCCTCCTCTCACCCACTATAAAATGTCCCGCTCTTCTCCTTCGTTCGCTCGCTTCGGCTGTGTTTTTCTATTCTGATGTTCGCTTACTTATCTGCGAGTGATGGCCGTTGATCTGGTGGGGTACACAAAGATGGACGACCGGATCGCCATCCAGGAGGCGACCGCCGCGGGGCTTCGCTCAATGGAGCACCTCATCCGTCACCTCTCAAACCCCCACTGCCAGCAGCAGCTGGACTGCCACGAGATCGCCGATTTCGCTATTTCCAAGTTCAAGAAGGTCATCGCCATCATCGACGGCACTGGCCACGCCCGGTTCCGCCGCGGCCCAGTGGCGCCGCTTCCTCTGGCCGAGCCGTCGTTGCCAGCCGCCGTGAAGAGTCTTACCCTCGCGCCGATACCGCTGCGCGTCATCCACCCTCACCACCCGCTCCCGCCGCCTCCCAAGACGACGCTGACCCTCGACTTCACCAGGCCAGTCTCCACCGCTGCGGCTGGCGAGCTGCCCCCGCCCACTCGATATGGCAAGGAGTACTTCAGCATCTCAATGCCGATGACGTCCGCGACGTCCTCGTTCGTGTCGTCCGTCACCCGAGACTGCAGCGTGTCGAACGGCAATCTCACGctgtcctccctcctcctcccgctgcccgccgccgcctccgccagcAGGCCGCCCCTCTCGTCCGCGCCTAAGCGGCGGTGGCATGAGCACTCTCATGCCCACTCGGATCACGTCGCCGGCAAGAACGCCGTCCCGGGTACTCGCTGCCACTGCTCCAAGAGAAGGTAATCGAGCAGATCCGCTACCTGCTTATGGTAGCAACTCGTGCGCCTGGATCAGCGCTCTAGCTAACCTACGCCGCGGTTGTGCCCCAAACTTAATCACCAGTCTCGTGCATTGAGCAGGAAGCCGCGGGTTAAGCGGACGATACGGGTGCCGGCGGTGGGCTTGAAGGCGGCCGATATCCCGGCCGACGAGTATTCGTGGCGAAAGTACGGGCAGAAGCCCATCAAGGGATCACCTTACCCCAGGCAAGGACTCGTTCTCCGCACGTCCGATCTCGAACCAACGGCCCCAGATTGATCTAACGCCCTCTTCTCCTTTATGGTGTTGCAGGAGTTACTACAAGTGCAGCACCCTGCGGGGTTGCCCGGCAAGGAAGCACGTGGAGCGGGCGCCGGACGACCCCTCGATGCTGATCGTGACCTACGAGGGAGAGCACCGCCACAGTGCCGCCGCCATCTAAGGTCGTCCACCTAATTCCAAGTTCCAATCACGACCGCTCATTCCATATGCATCTTCTTTTACTTCCTTCTTTTCCTGTGATATGTTTATGTACAATATTTCCATGTTCCCCAAAGAAATCCGAGAAAATTTTGACCCAATCTGGTGCGGTGGGGTGTAAGTGGGAGCCTGTGATGAGGGTACGGTTTGATGGTGGCTGAAGAGGGTACGGTTTGATGGCggcatttttatttttctttgtccGAGTGAGTGGGTGAGATTGGAAGTTGAAGTAGGAACCACAATTAAGAATCTGGTAATAGAGGACTTAAATGGTGGCAGATCAACCCGCGCTATCTCACTGTGCAGATAATTGACATGCATCTCAAGGTTGAAGTGATTTAGTGGTTTAATTTGTCACTAGCTGGCTACACAATTTCTTTGTTGCTGGAGggttatatatttaaattttgctggtgaaaaaaattacatttgagatattattggaATCAGGTTTCTGCGTGTGCATGACAAAGGAAAAACAAATAATCATTTTTTCTAAAAAAGGGAGTCTATTAAGATCTTACAGTTCTACAATAGGACCTGTATAAAGAATGGAGGATCACTCCATAGAATCATGAGAACTTGTGTATGCTGAAAGAATCACATTTATTTTCTACTCTGAGGAGACACTTGATGGTTTAATGATTGTGTGCAATATAGCAGTCTGGATATATTCACATATATATGATGTAAAACATTTTAAGAAAAAGAGATACTCTTAGGAACAAGAAAGAAAATTATTGGCATGAGTAATTTGGGTTCGAAAGGATTCCTTAACAATTACTTGATATAAACTACAAATGTTTGTGAAACCTTTCACGATGAAACTCTTTggataaaatacttgaaatggagAATACAGTAGCACATGCAATGGTTGAGGTGACCATTCTATTAGTGGGACTTGACCTACCTGACTACTACATGGATAGTGGAAGAAGCTTTGATTACTTTGCCAAAACTAATTGGATTTCAATTGGTAGATTTGACATAGATATTGTAGTGTACTATCTAAATTTGACTTGTGCCAACCAAATGAAGACATCGAAGTGTAGAAAAATGTATTCCCGTGCTCACAATTTTCCAACTTGATCTATATGCATAGTTCATGCCCACTAGTAAGTGTCTTTTTCTGGCATGAATTATATATTAATTCTGGTGGGTGGTTGTGGGTCTTGCATGATGATGACTGTAGAGGAAATGCCAATGCCCACTTGCCTTTTCTAGATGAGGAACaaattcctatatatatatatatatatatataaatataattatatatatattaatggcaATACAAATGGACGGCCTAATAGTGTCATAGCGAACTTGAGCATTGTTTTTTATGCTTTTAATTTCTCATTTGGACTGATGGATCCTCAAGAACTTTGATTACTTCCATTGTTAATAAATTCAATCGATCATTAAAGTGATGAGGTAATGCTACATAACCATAAAGAAatgtcacaaaaaaaaaattcatatcagCTCATGCATGTAATTTTCCCATTATTTTGATTGGCCTTTGATCTCGGTAAGGATggataattttatactttttaggATTAAAAAGACTTCTTCCACAACCAACCATAATGCCCAATGTTCCAGCAATTTAGGATCAATTACATAAATCTCATCACCACTATGCTTgtgtaagaaaaatatatatgtcAACTATCAGCATAGAAGTGCATATATATTTTATCTGAGATCAGCTACATAGATCATTACTTGCCGTTGAGTTCTATAAAAGATATAATAGTATATATCAGCTATCAGCTCGAAAGTATATATTTTCAAAGTCATACTAGGAGAAAGAATGTTATAATTATTCATGGAGCATGCCAAGGTAATGCATGGCAAGTCTTGtagaaaattaaagaacaaaacatgaaataCCTAATATGACTGTAGTGattttgaagataataattctTTACCAGCAACACAATAGGATACTAATTCTTTGCTACTGTTGTGGTTCTTGTTTGTAtaacttatttatttttttctgttcAAAATGACCAGAATACAGTGCTTTATGGGTGGATATCATGACTTTGTTAGGGTATTGACAACTGTGTTATTGACTAAGGTTGAGATTATTGCGGAAGAAAGCTGAAATAGTATAATTACAAGATAGAGTCAGGCATCTCCTTATGGACCCAAGATGGTCTTTGGCTTCTGCTGGGTGGCCCAGTCATTGCATGCACTTGGGAGGAAGCAAAACAGTCTTCCATGCACTTGCAGCAGAGCGACAAAGCTACTCTTGTTTCCACAAGTTCTCCATGGATTATGATTGCAGATGCATGGAAAAGTATTCCACCTGTGTGTTTTATGCAAGAGCTGATCAAATGCATATGGGAGAAACAATTCTGCACTGTGGCATCACCAGGGCATGACCCACTCTGGAACGAGAGGTCGAATGGTTTCAACCTCATAGGCAGGGAAGGTATTCACAGATACTGCACCTCGTTTCTGATTGCTGCTGTAGTTGTTTACAATGTGCTGTGTAACTGTATGATTGCTGCTGCAGGTTTACAAAGAAACAAGAGATCAAATGGTTTCAACTTCACAGGCAGGGAATGGATTCAAATGAACTGTTCtggttgctgctgcaatttatttttGTTGGATGGAGCTCAATAACAGACGTCTAAGAGGTCTCATTTCTTCTTTCTAATGTTAGTGTCACTTTCAATGAGATATTGCATGTCTATGTCAATTTGCTTCTATTTAATTAATGCTATTCTGGCTGCAGTTCCTTCTTGTGTTTTGCACTTGTCTCATCTCACCTACTAAAAGAAAAGTTATCTTTGCAGTCTTCCCAGTCAATGAAAACATGTTTATCTTGTTGAGACCTTCCAATTAGTGTCTTGTCCCCTGGAAGATTCATACAATGCTGGGCCCATATGACATCAAAACCTTGCCAACCTAGTGCCAGAAAACACAGGAAATCATGGACAGCCCCTTTAAAAAGTTTGATGACAATGGATAAGTAGGTGTAGGTCTTGACAAGTTTCACAACTTGCCCACTGTTTTTGCATGGTTGCCTGTCCTTTTCTGCCATCCAATTAATTTGGTCATCCCTACTGGATTTGACCTTAGGTTTCCAAGAGCAGTGTtgcaatttttcatttttttctaatGCTTAAGAAGTATTAACATGAATCCAGCAAATAAACTGGTGGATTCAGATTAAAAATTGACAGCTCTAATTAAGTAGAATCAtggattttcttttttaatacagTAGTGTTCATCAAATAAGGAATTTTGAATCTTATATCTTGATATATGTGGCACTTATTTTATTGTAACATTTATCAGTAATGCTTCTATTTAGTGTTGGGATGGGTGGAAACCACCTACATTATCTTCCTGTTGCAATATATGCCAGGTGCATGTCTTTTTCTTGAACCTTAAAAGTCAAAATAGGGAGAGGTTATTGGGCAAAGCAAACAAGAATCTTTCTCAGTCTTAGAAACTTTATTTGCTTATAACAAAACTAGTAAAATCCAAAACCAAAATCACATGGTCAATATTCACAAAAAAAGTACTCATAAATTTTGGATGATTTGTAATAATTCTGTAAAAAAAGAATAGAATtacaagtcatggaaagcattagaCTACTTATTAACTATTTTACATAATTAGAAAATATAGGAATCAGATTTTTTGAGTATTTGCCTTATATATGATTTTCTTTCTTAGGTTTCTCCACCAAAAACATATGTAAAATTATGAATGCATCCATAAAAAAGATGAGCTTTGCTAGCAAAATTTCAATCAACTAAAACTTCCACAAATACAATTCaactaaaataaattaaaagaaaaaagatgaaaaaattgTTGGATCAACGTACAAATAATTTTGACCATAAAATCTTATATGTGGCATCCATCTTTagaattttttggatttttaatcATAAAGGTTAATATCTATTGTTTGATAGTCAATTTTGCTTTTcaagtttacaattttttttCCAAGAGAAGTTTACGATCATGCAGATGACAATCAACATTGTAAATCATTGATGTGATAggttaatatatttataattaaccTTATCAATAGCTTGGGCTATAGAGTTCATGAATGATTTGTGATGGGACACCATGCAAGTTCATTGTCCAGATTCATTTTATTTCCACTCCATCCATGCTGAACATTGAATTCTGTTCCGAAAAACAATATGATTTTGGTGTTTATATTTGTTTAATTCAAAGAGTAAAAATGAGGAATTAGTTTATTACCCAGAGGACTCCTTATATGCACCTTATATACAACACACCTACAAAATGATCGGGCATTTTGATGATGTCTCTTAAATGTCATTAAGTGAGCCCATTAATGCTTCAGTTGGACCGTTGTGCTATCATAACTGTGCTATGATTGAATGGTAGAACTATTTTATAAGAATCCCCattgataataattttaatatgcaATATACttctataatataattaaaatacaaTCACAAGGGTTATCTTACCATCTTCTTATTCTTCATTTTACCTCCATAACTTTTTTTTCGAAACAATATTATATCATTCAAGAGTGTGGGCTTTAGTATAATGCTAGGGTCGTTCATTTGGGAGATCATAATCTGAGTTAAGGAAACAGTCTCTATATTTAGAAGGTTGCATACATTAACCATTTCCGAGACCTTAAATTAACGGGAGCTACATGCACTAAGTATGAGACATAGGATTAAATGAGCTATCAACATTAGTCATTGCAATTGTTTTGCATAATATAGAGAAAATTTGATTTGGTGGTCGggatattgataattatttttgttGAGCCATAAAACCCAAAGTAAATTTTTAAGAAGTCTCGAATTGTCAAAGCTAGACCCTCTCACTCCAATTGCCAAAGAACATAAATTAAGGAAGATTGAGGTTCAAATTTTTTCTAAAACGTTCCCAGAGTATTTGAGCATAGACACAATCAAAGAAGATATAATTTGGAGAATCAGATTACAGTTTTAATGGTAATTATATCTTGGATTCCTAAGCCTCCCAAATAGTTACATATCCTAACTAATAAtatcatatttcttttttttaaatcattttcattCCAATAGAACTCCCTTGGCAACCAACCATCTTCCTAATAATTTTGTAAGACACCCAATTATTTAAAAGAATATAAGTAGGAAAGGAATTAAGAACAAAATCGATCCTGACAACTTTACCAAGCTATCGTAGACAAATCTTTTTCAGCCATCACACTTTAATATCTCTCAGGTAATCTACCAAAGGAAAATAC belongs to Musa acuminata AAA Group cultivar baxijiao chromosome BXJ3-5, Cavendish_Baxijiao_AAA, whole genome shotgun sequence and includes:
- the LOC103985552 gene encoding WRKY transcription factor WRKY51 yields the protein MAVDLVGYTKMDDRIAIQEATAAGLRSMEHLIRHLSNPHCQQQLDCHEIADFAISKFKKVIAIIDGTGHARFRRGPVAPLPLAEPSLPAAVKSLTLAPIPLRVIHPHHPLPPPPKTTLTLDFTRPVSTAAAGELPPPTRYGKEYFSISMPMTSATSSFVSSVTRDCSVSNGNLTLSSLLLPLPAAASASRPPLSSAPKRRWHEHSHAHSDHVAGKNAVPGTRCHCSKRRKPRVKRTIRVPAVGLKAADIPADEYSWRKYGQKPIKGSPYPRSYYKCSTLRGCPARKHVERAPDDPSMLIVTYEGEHRHSAAAI